In Glycine max cultivar Williams 82 chromosome 10, Glycine_max_v4.0, whole genome shotgun sequence, the DNA window AAACTTCAGACCTGTTCTTCTGGGGAACCAAATGAAAGGCACTGCATAAGCAAGGGTACAGCTCCAGCATTAATAGCAGACTCAACAGGAGGAAATTCAGATCTTGACAGCAAACGCCTTAACTCTTGAAGAGCCCCAACTCTTTTCTTTACTGCACCCTTCCCCCTACCAATTGAACATATATATAGTTTAATGCTTTAGCCAAAGTTGATGAGTATGAGAACTTGCAGCTACATAATCAAAGCCTTTCCcagtttgtattaaaaatacAGCCTAGACAATACTAAAGATTTAATAAATGACCCATCTAAgactaatatattaaaaaaataaaacaataacacCATTCTTGTAGTGTATGTACAAGCTTGCTTCATTGTTATATCATCCCACCTCAATCAGAAGACAAGCACTTGGTGGGCTTTACTTCCTCAGGCCAACAAAGAATTGGCTAATCATATGTTCACCTacataatttgtttttgataataatatatgaaCAGCAGGTATCCTCCATGAAAGACAATTCAACTCAAGTCGGGTAAGATCACTATGGGCCGCAAAATAATTCCTCTGAGTATTTAATGCAACTACATATCTAAGACTCAAACTCGAAATCATCGGTTAAACTAAAACAACCTCATGCCAGTTGACTCACGCACTCAGTGGTTCAActgcaaaatttcaattaaaaacaaCTCATCACACAATTGCAAGTATTTGGCCTCCACTTTATTATACTAGTCTTCTGAGTTCATCATAAACTACaaaaaatttaccaaaaaaaaaaaatgttttatggaCTTCCTACAACCACCTAACCTGTTTCTACCACTCCAGATAGCAGTAGCATGTTACCTGGcagtaattattacaaaaaccaaaactaccagcacaacaaaaaaaaagaaacaatgaaACATTGAGGCACCAACAAGTTTGGAAGATCTTACTGAAAAGCAAGGGCAGATTTCAAATTTTCCACTGCCGCTAAAGTCTGGGACTCCAAAATGGATTGCTCTTCATCAGTTAACATGACACTGTCAACGGAAAATTCGCCATTACCGCCACCAATGCCCACCCTACAGAGTCTTTTCGCGCGCATCAGCGATTCCCTCCTTTCTTTCCCCACTGTGACTGCATGCTGTCGTCTCCTACTAGCCGCAGCATTGCCaactgaaacaaaaaaaaaaaaaaaacacgcgaTTGAATCTCTCGGATTAGGCCTtagtgtcagaaatcaaaacgGGGTTTTGCAAACCTTAACATTCCTCTctgattttagttttatttttttcgattttaattgccttgaaatgaaaaaaaacgcACCTGAGGACTTAATGGGGTCCCTCCTGTCACTGGTGAAGCCAGAATCGGCCATTTGAGTATGCTAATCACGTTTCGTGAGTTACCAGAGCTTCGTTTTTGCGTTCGGTGCTTGCGACCTCCCAAGTGAAACTAGCTCTTTACCGAGGGTGTTTGCAAAGTCGAAAATGAAGTTTTTGTAAGCTTGGAACAGGGCTTAACGGGGATCAAAATAAAAGTGTTCTACTCAacgagattttattttttaaataagtccCTATTTTATAGGGGATTTTTTTTTGCccattaaattatcattttttaatctctaatgTGAAGTAAGTCACGTGTAATTTTTACTGTAAATCGTGTTTTTGGTAAATCTTTTGGGCATCATACACTAGTGGCATCTATGTGATTTTATCTATTCACAAAAAGTATATCTACATTTATCAATTCTTCCACTTTCTCATTTTTAGTAGGTTTTGAAAAGCTCAAGTTTGGAACAACCTAAGAATTCTGTTAATAAAGACTTTCTCGTTCGAGCAAGACAACATAGataaaacatcaattttatatatatgctaATGCTAGTCCCACCCAGTGCCATCCATTTTATTATACTTTCTGGCCTATATATCTCTGTTGTAATAATTCATCCTGACAGCAGCAATAGTTATAGGATTGCAAAATTATATCTTCCTTTGAATGCTAACTTGCCTGGACATTTTCCTTTGGGATTTGTTGTTTCCTCAACTATTATTGTCATTAATGTGTTCATTTGAAGGCATTGTGAGTCATGTGCATTGGGTctgtttaatttaatattcacCATATTGAGTTTCTAATATATGCAAATGGtggaaatataaaattataactacAAGGTTCACATATGCTTTGGTATGTTTTGGTGTAGCTGGCCTTGCTCTTTTTCCGTTTTCCAGGCACATTGCTCCGAATTTTTCTTCTAGGGTTTGTATTCACAAGTATTTATGGCAGTATTACTATAGCTTTATTTTGTGGAGCTTTCCACTATAGAAGCCAACTGGCTGAGCCACTCAGGTATAAATGGCATCTATGAAGAGAGCAGCAGAGCACACTGACATGGTACTACGGACCTATGATGTCTGTgatgttagatttcatcttaaaaccaattggcatTAAGTGAAGTTGCACAACAGACAGATATATAAGCTGCACTCCAAGGATTGAGGCAGCCGATGTGAGACTTGGGTATTTTCCCAATACACCCCTTTCACGCCCAGCACTTATTGGGCTTGGTGCGTGAACCACAAATCGTGGGTGCTTGTCGCAGCGGAGGCGAATGCGAGGTCCCAGGGTTAGAgtctgctctgataccatgttagatttcatcttaaaaccaattgacatTAAGTGAAGTTGCCCAACAAATATATAAGCTACACTCCAAGAATTGAGGCAGCCGATGTGAGACTTGGGTATTTTCCCAATATGTGAAATAGAACTGATGTATGAATAGATGGTTACCTGATGTTATAGATAGACATGAatattttatcttgttttcttACATGGGTTTTAGACAACATACATTGACACAAATACAACCAAGGATTGTTCAAATcattgataaatttataaatttctgGTTTGCACCTAAAATATATTGTGCAAGCTCTATATTGTGTTTtacatgttttttgttttgcttaAAATTGGGTGTTCGATTTACATCTCCTTTTAGCCGATAATGCTTTGCTTGGTTTAAATGTTTTGGGTGTCATGGTGTTtcctttgattttatttatttattatcatgtAATACATATTTTGAGGGTAGAGGTAGTGAGGTACTACTATGGGACCTTACTTGAGCTTAGGAGAAGGAATCCTCATGCCAACATAGGGAACTAGAACGTGCTTGTTTGGATTCCAGTTGTAGTTGCGGTGGTGCACGTTTCGAGGTGAAACGCTGTTTGGAGGATGCCAccggattttttttttgcccattaaattattattttttaatctctaatgTGAAGTAAGTCACGTGTAATTTTTACTGTAAATCGTGTTTTTGGTAAATCTTTTGGGCATTATACACTAGTGGCATCTATGtgattttaactttaaattaatttaaatcaaatgagAAAATTAAGTGTGGTgtaattttatttggtttaaattatttataaatttgaactaaattaaattaatcttttgtAGTTTAATTTGATCAgatttttacaatttaaaaattctgttagtaaatattaaaaaattgtttaaaaaatttgttattaatttgataaaacttaaataatacCTAGTTTAATAATCAATGGTATAAATGGACAACAAAAGTTTGAACAATTGAACTCaaagtaaaacaataattattttcaagttgaataataatcatttaacttaaaagtaaaagtaataCATAATACTTACTTATAAGTTTCAACAATTgaacttaaaaaaagtaataaaacaaCATTCATAGTACTTATTTTCAACCATGAAAACTTTGAAAGTAGATATCTAACACCAAAGCAATAATTGCAACAATAGTTTCTAGGGGTGTTCGCAATGCGGTTTAATTTGGTTCGATTTTTTAGCATCAAACCACAAATTGAATCAAACCGCAtggtttgaaaaataaaaaaatcaaaccaaaataaTGACCATCAATTTTGTTtcgattttcaattttttaggtcaattttttgttattcttgatttgatttggttttGAACATCTCTATGATACAAATAGTTGTTTctcattaatgaaaaaaattgacgTGTTGATTAGAAATGACtatctaaatatatatatatatatatcaataggTAGTAAAAGGCATTCTTTGAATCTCTGATTATATGTTGGTTTTATtccaattaattttgaattatattttagttaatcAATTTTTGTGTTGCATTAAGAATTCAATGTAAGCTTCATTATTTATGatgaaaaagtttatttaaagaTCAAACTCAACAATGATGCATACTTCGACGACcaaacaaaaacttaaaattagtCATTACTCTAATAGGAGGTCAACCAATTAAGACCTAAGCAATTCAACAAGTAAATATAAACTTAAGTGTGATCCTCACTCTTGTTAGAGGTAAACCAATCAAGACTTGAGTAATTGAACAAGCAAATAAAGTTCTAGGTGTTACTTTCATTTCAACAAGAATCTATTAAGAGAAGTGAACAAATCACATCTAAGGaaactttttcttgtttttttttttccttttttctttttaaacttgAGTTTGATGGGTTGTGGACCAATGTTATAATAATCATATCAATCATCGCCTTGGTCAATTATTGGAATTAATGGTCACTAGTTGAACTAGTAAATTAGTGGTTAAATTTTGTGTGGAATACATGTATGTATGGCTAGTAAAATGGTTTCTCCATCATTTTGTCTATTGCTTTGTCTAATATTACAaggaattttttcttcttccatttttattttatttttatgaacacAAATGATTCAATCAGTTAAATATGTGTCTAAGtcattagtattttaaaaaaacaactaagTTATATCAATCCATACTTCAATTGAATACACAACTTATCTGTAAAGGTTCTTGgactaattatataattaatttttagtttcatcaCCTCGTCAGAGTtgagttttataatattattatgcatCGTTTAAAGTTCTTAGTCCATCATGAGTCGATCTTGTATTAAGCCAACCTTAGATGCATTGTGGGTATGAGCTCCACTTCATAAGTTGACCTTGTATTATGCTAACCTAAAGTCCTTCAAATTACTTGACATTGTAATAGGTGAACCTTAAATCTATCACAAGTCGAATTTGTATTATTGGCCAACTACTTACCTTGGTAGACCTTAGGTCCTTTGCAGGTAAAGTTTTGAATAGACTGACCTTGTAGGCTTGTACTAATCACACAACACCTACTTAGGCTCGAATACTTATttcccaaataaaaaatcaccCACAAAATATTCTTTCGAGCAcaatcttcatttttaaaattattaaaaaattataaactttagAGTTgaccatttttaataaaacttacTAGTAAGTAGCAATAAAGtgcatattatttaatttagtaacgtttattcaattttttgagGCCATGAAAAATCTGAGTAATCAATGAGGCGAGATGTAACGTAGTAACGGGGAAAGAAAGAGCCATTCTCCGTTGTCACTTTTCACTATCACCCACTCCAAACCCTTCGTCGATCTCAGATCTTCCACAATGACAACTCCGACGCCGCTGAAGGCCGTGACGCTAACCCACGTGCGCTACCAAAGAGGCGACGGCGTGGGCCATTTCCTGGCCTGGATATCCCTCGTCCCCGTCTTCATCTCTCTGGGTGGCTTCGTCTCGCACTTCATCTTCCGCCGCGAGCTCCAAGGCATCTTCTTCGCCCTCGGCCTTATCGTCTCCCAATTCATCAACGAAGTCATCAAAACCTCCGTCCAGCAAGCCCGCCCCGCCACCTGCGCGCTCCTCGAGATGTGCGACTCTCACGGCTGGCCCTCCAGTCACTGCCAGTACATGTTCTTCTTCGCCACCTATCTCACCCTCCTCTCCCTCAGGGGCCTCTCCTTCTGGCACGTGCGCGATAATCCCCTCCTCCACGCCCTCACGTGGTCCCTCGCGGTTCTCACTATGTATTCTCGGGTTTACTTGGGCTACCATACGGTTGCGCAGGTGTTCGCCGGAACCGCGCTTGGGGTTTTTCTCGGCGCGGTTTGGTTTTGGGTTGTGAACTCCGTTTTGCATCCGTACTTTCCGATTATTGAAGAGAGCGCGTTTGGGAGGTGGTTTTACGTGAAGGACACTTCTCATATACCTAATGTGTTGAAGTTTGAGTATGATATGGCCAGGGCTGAGAGACGGAAGGTGGCGTTGAATTCTAAGTCGGATTGATTGGTATGTTTGAACCTGCTTCATGTTTAGGTTCGTATAATGTGATTGATGCAAGTTCTTAGGATAGTTTTTGGGAATTGTAAAATCAGAAAATTTGGTTTGGAAATGTTTGTAGAGGGAAAATTGTGGTGGTCTTGTTCTGTGAATGctaagtgcatgtttggattgaTGTTAGAAATGTTGTTTGTGGATGGGTTCCAATGCAAATTCAacggataaaaacaaaaacaagggTCCTGATCCTCTGGCAAAATTACTTTTGCCTCAAACGtactttttcacctgaaaactGAACATGAGAAATCAGAGGGGAAACTTGTGTTTGattataatatatcaccctataTGATTTGATTCCATCATGTTTGTGCGTTCATAATggaattaaattcaaataccTTCTTTCACAAGTCTCAAGTGGGTGATAGTGGTGTTTTTAGTGAGTGATataaatgtgtgtgtgtgtgttttctttttgtgttgatttgttTTTGTAGGATTGACTGATCTTGTGAATGCTGTGTAGTGTGTACATTTTAATTGGAGTAACTTTTAGTTGTCTGGACTCTGGAATGGTAGAGGAAGTACTTGCAATTGTATTATGCTTGTTTTTGGTCTGAATAGATATGTTTCTAGTTGGTTAAGTATGATGTGATCTGTAAACTGAGTAAATCATGGATTAATGTACCAAACCTGACAAAATGAGGCTTGCAAATCTTGTGAACTGAAGCTCAAGATTATTTGGTTACAATCATTCTTTATGTTTAGTATTGTGACACTGCCACACTGGGACCTTCTTCACTTCATGTTAGACTCCTTGTTGAAACTCACTCCATTTATGATATATCCTGAGCATGTTTCTTATTCACATTTGTGATATGTAGTTTGTTAAATACTTGTTATGGCATTCTTATGTAAGATGGATAAATTCCATTGCATAAGATAGGAAATCCAAGTGGTGGCTCTCAATAATGTTTTGTATGATAATTGACCCAAGAATAGGCACTTAGTTAGTTAGAAACTTAGAAAAGACTTGATAACACTACATTACTGTTGATATCTGTATCAACAGCTAAAAGCATGGATGTGACATGTTGCAAGTGACAGATATGATACCTGACAAAGGGATGCAGcaactttcaaaatttttaagACAGCATGACTAAAATACATCATATACAAGTAAGTAACATGAAAAGTTAATCTTAAATCCAAAGAGGGAATTTATGTTTTAAGAGTGAACACAAGTAATCACTGACATTATGGAAtgctatattttatttaagtgcTGTGGTATTCTTATTTGTGTTcatataaaagtttaaaaagaaatttaaaataatggtAAGATGCAGTTAGTAATATTCAAATGCACTTTTGGTTTAAAGGAGGAGAATCGAGGAACTTTATTTCAAGGGAGAAGCACCTTGTTTGTTTCACAAGGGAAAGGGGGAAGGGGGGGATTTTAACCCCCTCCCCTTCCCATCCATTTCCCTCCAACTAAACACTGGAAATGTTAGTGAAGTACCCCACACAGCTATGACATGGTTACTATTTTGAAGTGTTTGTGCTTCCTTGATTCAGCTATTAGTTAGTTAGCTAGAACAGTGGACAATACTAGAGGAGAGCTTTTAGATTTCCTGTAGGGATTGGGGGAAAGAGCCAGGACTCTCAAATTTGCGAGGACTGTGGTATACACTTGAGATTCCTGTACTACTTGTACTATATACTAGAGTCTACAATCACATCTGGTTCAGATTCAGGGAGAAGAGTGATATTGATAAAGGTTATTTTTTACTCTGTTTTTCTACTTTCCCCCTTCCAGTTCTATAATCTATTCTAACAAGTCATGATCCGTGCATACTGTCTTCCTTTCTAATATTAGCCTCAACTATTCAAAGTCAGCAGCCTGTCCTATTAACTATGATAGACTGCTGATCAGACTGAAGTGCTGAATTGAGGAGGCATACATATTTCAGGGTTTAGAATCTTGATGGTGGCATGTAATTGTTTCTTAGCTTAGGCAAGTGTTACACCCTGGAGAAAAAAAGGGGTAAGGGATTGTGGAGGTATATTTAGGTTGACTATAATAGTTATTCTTTATTCAATGTTGTTCCTTCTGCACCACTTTCATGGTATTCATGTTAAAACATGGTTAAGATATCACCCAGGCTGCTCTTAATATTCAATTCATACGAATATAAGGAACCTGATCTTCAGTGTGCTTAGTCTTAGGCTGATACCGAAAGcccagttttattttttattgtaatattttggGTTTTAGGTCTATTTCCTTTCCGTTCTATTTTCATATGGGTAAGTAAAGGCTTATTtatgttctaattttttaagaCGATAAAAGATGGTTGATTCAGGGGAAAATTTTATCTGTATTTGCCGCTACGAAAGAAAATGTCAATCTATTCACAAAAAGTATATCTACATTTATCAATTCTTCCACTTTCTCATTTTTAGTAGGTTTTGAAAAGCTCAAGTTTGGAACAACCTAAGAATTCTGTTAATAAAGACTTTCTCGTTCAAGCAAGACAACATAGataaaacatcaattttatatatatgctaATGCTAGTCCCACCCAGTGCCATCCATTTTATTATACTTTCTGGCCTATATATCTCTGTTGTAATAATCCATCCTGACAGCAGCAATAGTTATAGGATTGCAAAATTATATCTTCCTTTGAATGCTAACTTGCCTGGACATTTTCCTTTGGGATTTGTTGTTTCCTCAACTATTATTGTCATTAATGTATTCATTTGAAGGCATTGTGAGTCATGTGCATTGGGTctgtttaatttaatattcacCATATTGAGTTTCTAATATATGCAAACGGtggaaatataaaattataactacAAGGTTCACATATGCTTTGGTATGTTTTGGTGTAGCTGACCTTGCTCTTTTTCCGTTTTCCAGGCACATTGCTTCGAATTTTTCTTCTAGGATTTGTATTCACAAGTATTTATGGCAGTATTACTATAGCTTTATTTTGTGGAGCTTTCCACTATAGAAGCCAACTGGCTGAGCCACTCAGGTATAAATGGCATCTATGAAGAGAGCAGCAGAGCACACTGACATGGTACTACGGACCTATGATGCCTGTGAAATAGAACTGATGTATGAATAGATGGCTACCTGATGTTATAGATAGACATGAatattttatcttgttttcttACATGGGTTTTAGACAACATACATTGACACAAATACAACCAAGGGATTGTTCAAATcattgataaatttataaatttataaatttctgGTTTGCACCTAAAATATATTGTGCAAGCTCTATATTGTgttttacatgtttttttttttttgcttaaaattGGGTGTTCGATTTGCATCTCCTTTTAGCCGATTATGCTTTGCTTGGTTTAAATGTTTTGGGTGTCATGGTGtttcctttgatttttttatttatttattatcatgtAATACATATTTTGAGGGTAGAGGTAGTGAGGTACTACTATGGGACCTTACTTGAGCTTAGGAGAAGGAATCCTCATGCCAACATAGGGAACTAGAACGTGCTTGTTTGGATTCCAGTTGTAGTTGCGGTGGTGCACGTTTCGAGGTGAAACGCTGTTTGGAGGATGCCACCGGATACTCAAACATAGCTTAGTAGTTACTAGAAATATACCTCTGAACTCAAACAACGAGACGAAGCCACAAGAAGGCTAGCAAGATCCAGCcattattttgtctttttatttcttttcttttctaataaaGAGAGGATTCTGTTTCTATCTTTCCCCCATCCTATTTTCCTATTAAAGGAGGTCTGCAGGTTTTGTTGAGTATCAGTTATCTCAAACAAAAAAGTGAAGCCACACGAATATTTTGCTATATAAAGTTTGTATTTATTACAAAGTTTTCATACAAAACATAAGATCTACACACCattcaaaaaaggaaaaagaaaatcctTTACCCTTTACCTTGGTTATTAACCACAACCAGgatctaaattttttaaggtTTATAAAATTTCTCTCCTCCTTtataaagtttataaaaatagtTCATTCTTTCCCTGTTGATTTCTTTTCTATGATGTTTATCCTCTTGTTTGTGTGATGTTAAATATGATGAGGATCTATTCCTTTTATAAGATTCTATTTAtcttatgtaattatatttgcATTTAATCAACCACCGACAGTTTGATGTAGGAAACTTAATAATGGACTAGACAGAAAAACTTCAtaaataacttataaatttGTATATGTTTAAAAATGAGTGTTCAATTACCAAAACTATAAGAGGAATCAaaactctataaaaaaaaaaaaattatcaacgaATTTTTTTATGCCAAGACAACAATGATATATACAAGAAAAATAGGTAGTTTTTGGATAcacaattataataataacaaaagaatTTAATAATGGTACAgacaatgtaaaaaatttacattatttatcctcataaataataaataattgtagatatgactttttaaaaaaattattataaaatttaacacttatcatacataataatttataattaaataatggtaaaaaaaattatattgtccgtgcataatctattttttatgaaaaaaataggttaaattttaattttgatccccTATAATTTAAACTTACAATTTTAATTCTTCTATTTCTAAATTAAGATATtcgtggaaaaaaattaaattaaataaaaaataaaaaatattttaataaaaattgaactcacgatgctttatttatatatgaaataataaacCACTAAAACACTTAGTTTGTTTAGATAGCTacattaacattattttctatGTATCATTATTCaagagttattattatttttttcaaattatcaaaatttataaattaaaaaatagttaatatataatttttttattttattttatataatttatatgttttattttgaatattttacatatttttttattttattttatataatttatatgttttattttgaatattttacatatttttttattttaaccatttataattaaatttcataaattaatatgtgaattatttacatatttttttataaatttattttaatacaaaaattatttttactctaattatttacataaaattattcataaataatgcaataaaacaatTGCTTGATTTAGTTAGctatattaacattattttctat includes these proteins:
- the LOC100806625 gene encoding lipid phosphate phosphatase gamma, producing the protein MTTPTPLKAVTLTHVRYQRGDGVGHFLAWISLVPVFISLGGFVSHFIFRRELQGIFFALGLIVSQFINEVIKTSVQQARPATCALLEMCDSHGWPSSHCQYMFFFATYLTLLSLRGLSFWHVRDNPLLHALTWSLAVLTMYSRVYLGYHTVAQVFAGTALGVFLGAVWFWVVNSVLHPYFPIIEESAFGRWFYVKDTSHIPNVLKFEYDMARAERRKVALNSKSD